A region from the Drosophila ananassae strain 14024-0371.13 chromosome 2L, ASM1763931v2, whole genome shotgun sequence genome encodes:
- the LOC6500595 gene encoding adenosine 3'-phospho 5'-phosphosulfate transporter 1 encodes MDVFKMRVPELVICSFIVVSLLVIHFFSDLLRASLGGHYSQDVTLSQLVEAQSSDYAWLLKLLVNCFGYSCVFVPGYLIYKYVARTNYLERGNKTCLYRAVNMCITGSSSYDQLEPLGSSTADKERPAASTPPKRTSSQEAVQLMWCFGGLMVSYLTWGVLQEKIMTQHYLNFAGESSKFKDSQFLVFANRLLAFLVALAYLQWQPSPVRHRAPLYKYSYASFSNIMSAWFQYEALKFVNFPTQVLAKSCKIIPVMLMGKIMSKAKYESYEYATALLISLGMIFFLGGSSDSTKASGVTTLTGIFLLSMYMVFDSFTANWQGSLFKSYGMTSLQMMCGVNLFSSIFTGASLSMQGGFMDSLAFATEHPKFVFDMVVLSICSAVGQLFIYHTIDVFGPVVFTIIMTLRQAVAIMLSCFIYQHSISVLGFFGVLIVFVAIFLRVYCNQRMRALRKRAEANKPKMAV; translated from the exons ATGGATGTGTTCAAAATGAGAGTGCCAGAGTTGGTTATATG CTCCTTTATTGTGGTCAGCCTGCTGGTCATACATTTCTTCTCGGATCTGCTGCGCGCTTCTTTGGGAGGCCACTACAGCCAGGATGTGACGCTGTCCCAGCTGGTGGAAGCCCAGAGCTCGGATTATGCCTGGTTGCTCAAACTCCTGGTCAACTGCTTTGGCTACAGCTGCGTCTTTGTGCCGGGCTATTTGATTTACAAATACGTGGCGCGAACCAATTACCTGGAAAGAGGCAATAAGACGTGTTTGTACCGCGCCGTCAACATGTGCATCACTGGCAGCTCCAGCTACGATCAGTTGGAACCACTGGGCTCGTCAACGGCAGACAAGGAACGACCTGCGGCTTCCACACCACCTAAGCGAACTAGCTCCCAGGAGGCAGTCCAGTTGATGTGGTGCTTCGGCGGCCTTATGGTTTCCTATCTCACATGGGGTGTCCTGCAGGAGAAGATTATGACCCAGCACTATCTCAATTTTGCCGGCGAGAGTTCCAAGTTCAAGGACTCCCAGTTCCTGGTGTTCGCCAACCGACTGCTGGCCTTTCTTGTGGCTCTGGCCTACCTTCAGTGGCAGCCCTCGCCCGTCCGTCACCGTGCACCTTTGTACAAGTACTCCTATGCCTCCTTCTCGAATATAATGAGTGCCTGGTTCCAGTACGAAGCCCTAAAGTTCGTCAACTTCCCCACTCAGGTGCTGGCCAAGTCCTGCAAGATAATCCCTGTGATGCTGATGGGTAAGATTATGTCCAAGGCCAAGTACGAGAGCTACGAGTATGCCACGGCATTGCTCATCTCACTGGGCATGATCTTCTTCCTTGGCGGGTCTTCGGATAGCACTAAAGCCAGTGGAGTGACCACTTTGACTGGAATCTTTTTGCTTTCCATGTACATGGTCTTCGATAGCTTCACAGCTAATTGGCAGGGATCGCTCTTTAAAAGCTATGGTATGACTTCGCTGCAGATGATGTGCGGCGTGAATCTCTTCTCGTCGATCTTCACCGGAGCCTCGTTGTCCATGCAGGGCGGATTTATGGATTCGCTGGCCTTTGCCACGGAG CATCCTAAATTCGTATTCGATATGGTTGTGCTCTCTATTTGCTCAGCGGTCGGCCAATTGTTTATCTATCACACAATTGATGTCTTCGGCCCAGTTGTGTTTACCATCATTATGACTCTGCGTCAG GCGGTGGCCATTATGCTCTCGTGCTTCATCTACCAGCACAGCATTTCGGTGCTGGGCTTCTTTGGCGTCTTGATCGTCTTCGTGGCGATATTCTTAAGGGTCTACTGCAATCAGCGTATGAGGGCGTTGCGTAAACGGGCCGAGGCTAACAAACCCAAAATGGCAGTATAA
- the LOC6500596 gene encoding uncharacterized protein LOC6500596, whose protein sequence is MKLFLLLLLGAVGSALAYPRTYSYDYPRRRGYSSTYSGSSYNSLTSRKAREESTTKSDKENAKFAGASNQELDESNGDERTLLLKKKLKRLARPYLGGYGGYGGYGGFGGYGGYGGYGNPCSPFGRDAKGSQKDPDEQGRFLFDVNVYKVYPGGCRGYGGGGLGGLGGGGLLSDPVPQVPVPVPVPVRPYAPFATWLSLFAPGVLQAATVPGVPLADPIRPASAAGDLQSDPAVDPSYAAPPPVRRPVPNRVYYDSAGAPPVTPAQLVGGVATTVNGIIQQLTGQVQPVYQTGAYRSRSQRSNYG, encoded by the exons ATGAAACTCTTCCTTTTGCTCCTTCTAGGAGCCGTGGGCTCCGCTCTAGCCTATCCGCGAACCTACAGTTACGACTATCCCCGGCGCAGGGGATACTCCTCCACGTACTCGGGCAGCTCGTACAATTCCCTGACCAGTCGCAAGGCTAGAGAGGAGAGTACCACCAAATCGGACAAGGAGAACGCCAAGTTTGCGGGTGCTTCCAATCAGGAGTTGGATGAATCGAATGGCGATGAGCGCACCCTgctgctgaagaagaaactaaagcGATTGGCGCGCCCATATCTCGGAGGTTACGGCGGATACGGCGGCTATGGAGGATTCGGTGGATATGGAGGATACGGTGGATATGGCAATCCCTGCTCTCCCTTTGGTCGCGATGCCAAGGGAAGCCAAAAGGATCCCGACGAACAGGGCAGGTTCTTGTTTGATGTGAATGTTTACAAAGTGTATCCTGGAGGATGTCGTGGTTATGGAGGTGGCGGACTTGGAGGACTTGGTGGCGGAGGCCTCCTATCGGATCCCGTGCCACAAGTGCCAGTTCCCGTTCCCGTGCCTGTGCGTCCGTATGCTCCATTTGCCACTTGGCTGTCGCTTTTTGCTCCTGGAGTCCTGCAGGCAGCCACCGTGCCAGGCGTACCTCTGGCTGATCCCATTCGTCCTGCTTCGGCTGCCGGAGATCTGCAAAGCGATCCTGCAGTAGATCCAAGCTATGCTGCACCGCCACCAGTTCGAAGACCTGTTCCCAATCGGGTCTATTATGATTCTGCAGGAGCG cCTCCTGTGACTCCTGCTCAATTAGTTGGGGGTGTTGCCACAACCGTCAACGGAATCATCCAGCAGCTGACGGGACAAGTGCAGCCAGTTTACCAAACTGGAGCCTACAGGTCAAGAAGCCAGCGAAGCAACTACGGATAG
- the LOC6499967 gene encoding pupal cuticle protein Edg-91, which produces MAVVRVSCLLAVLMAVALGQGQAAPVKAEGRTFGLLGGGIGGSVGLSAGIGVGGGLYSGFGGGGYPGGYASGYPGGYGGYSGYPGYGGGGFGGGYYPGGGYSGFGHRPHHHGGYYPGGGSYYNQGGSYGGHYSQSQYANGYYNGGHGGGGFFGK; this is translated from the exons ATGGCAGTAGTTCGCGTGAGTTGT TTGCTGGCTGTTCTGATGGCTGTGGCCCTAGGTCAAGGTCAGGCGGCGCCGGTGAAGGCTGAGGGTCGTACATTCGGTCTCCTCGGCGGAGGAATCGGCGGAAGTGTGGGCCTTAGTGCTGGAATAGGAGTAGGCGGTGGCCTGTACAGTGGATTTGGCGGCGGTGGCTACCCAGGCGGCTATGCCAGTGGCTATCCCGGTGGATATGGTGGATACTCTGGCTATCCAGGCTATGGCGGTGGCGGTTTTGGAGGTGGCTACTATCCAGGAGGCGGTTACTCCGGCTTCGGACATCGTCCTCACCACCATGGAGGCTACTATCCCGGTGGCGGATCCTACTACAACCAGGGTGGTTCCTATGGCGGCCACTATAGCCAATCGCAGTACGCAAATGGATATTACAACGGTGGCCATGGAGGCGGTGGATTCTTTGGAAAGTAA
- the LOC6500598 gene encoding neuropeptide-like protein 31, with protein MTIRMSDFTPSPLSCSAAMKYFTICFLLCCLSAGVLSAPQFPGSGFGYGFSPYGGYGGYGGYGGSYASASAAASSSAGGYQGFGYPGYGGFGGYGGGYGGYRQQYNQFSNYNNFGSSGYGGYPFGR; from the exons ATGACTATAAGAATGTCAGACTTTACTCCATCGCCATTGAGTTGTTCGGCAGCCATGAAG TATTTCACAATTTGTTTCCTGCTTTGCTGCCTAAGTGCCGGAGTACTGAGTGCCCCCCAGTTTCCCGGATCAGGATTTGGATATGGATTTTCCCCCTACGGGGGATATGGCGGTTACGGCGGATATGGAGGCAGCTATGCCTCGGCTAGTGCGGCGGCCAGCAGCAGTGCCGGAGGATATCAAGGATTCGGTTATCCTGGTTATGGAGGCTTTGGAGGATATGGAGGAGGATACGGCGGATACCGGCAGCAATACAATCAGTTTAGCAATTACAACAACTTTGGATCTTCCGGCTATGGGGGCTATCCATTTGGCCGATGA
- the LOC6500599 gene encoding keratin-associated protein 19-2, with protein sequence MQIIRHHIILFLGLFFLLQMNDVSGAKIKLLGFKGPHAGFFGLKVRTPKHLGLKSGLVGGAAGLGVGTAIGTKLGAAGAGLAGAALAAPALLGAGLVGAGIGAKLGSAHAGGGGGYGGPGYAPGYGGPGYGGGYGGGYGRSSGYEHHEYHHEESHYSSGGGGYGAEPWGK encoded by the exons ATGCAAATCATT CGACATCACATAATCCTTTTCCTGGGACTATTCTTCCTGCTTCAAATGAATGATGTTTCCGGtgccaaaataaaattacttgGCTTTAAGGGACCACACGCCGGCTTCTTTGGTCTCAAAGTTCGTACCCCCAAACATCTTGGTCTAAAGTCTGGCCTAGTGGGTGGGGCAGCTGGATTGGGAGTAGGAACCGCCATCGGAACCAAGCTTGGAGCAGCCGGCGCAGGATTGGCCGGAGCCGCTTTGGCGGCACCTGCTTTGCTCGGAGCCGGATTGGTGGGGGCAGGTATAGGCGCCAAGCTGGGAAGCGCACATgctggcggcggcggtggatATGGTGGTCCTGGCTACGCGCCCGGATATGGAGGACCTGGATACGGCGGAGGATACGGTGGTGGATATGGCAGAAGCAGTGGTTATGAACACCATGAGTATCACCACGAAGAGAGCCATTACAGTAGCGGAGGTGGCGGCTATGGAGCCGAGCCCTGGGGAAAATAG
- the LOC123257122 gene encoding myrosinase-binding protein 2, translating to MATSTITILLLACLGLAHSHGFGGKFGGGYAPVYNNFVPYPVAQPIPVAQPVPVPVAIPQPIPVPVPQPVVIPIKTGWKGGFGGLGGGFGGYQSYASSFSSASASAFGGGFGGGIWKRR from the exons ATGGCGACTTCCACT ATAACGATTCTGTTGCTGGCTTGCCTGGGACTGGCACACTCCCATGGATTCGGGGGAAAGTTCGGCGGGGGCTACGCTCCCGTTTACAACAACTTTGTACCTTATCCAGTGGCCCAGCCGATACCGGTGGCCCAGCCAGTGCCAGTACCCGTTGCCATTCCCCAGCCCATCCCCGTTCCGGTGCCCCAGCCTGTGGTGATTCCCATCAAAACTGGATGGAAGGGCGGATTTGGGGGCCTGGGTGGCGGTTTCGGTGGATACCAGAGCTATGCCTCTTCCTTTAGCTCGGCCAGTGCCTCGGCATTTGGGGGTGGCTTCGGAGGCGGCATCTGGAAGAGACGCTGA
- the LOC6500601 gene encoding protein suex-1 — translation MAKFCFKYVVILSLCACSLAQYQYPQQRPSPATEGAQPAGGPVENRIFGLENLFGGGRGGGLLGGGGLLRPLAGLLGGNRPEPQPYPVPVPAYGGGFGGGYPYGGGFGGGFPGAYPSPYGGGFGGGYGNPYGGFNG, via the exons ATGGCGAAGTTTTGCTTTAAG TATGTGGTGATCCTGTCCCTCTGTGCCTGTTCTCTGGCACAATATCAGTATCCCCAACAGAGACCATCGCCAGCAACCGAAGGTGCTCAGCCCGCTGGAGGCCCAGTCGAGAATCGCATCTTCGGTTTGGAAAATCTATTTGGCGGTGGCCGCGGAGGAGGACTTCTGGGAGGAGGCGGTTTGCTGAGGCCCCTGGCCGGACTTCTAGGCGGTAATCGCCCGGAACCACAGCCATACCCAGTTCCAGTGCCAGCATACGGTGGCGGCTTTGGCGGCGGATATCCTTATGGTGGGGGATTCGGTGGTGGCTTCCCTGGAGCTTACCCCTCTCCCTATGGAGGTGGTTTCGGCGGCGGCTATGGCAACCCATATGGCGGCTTCAACGGCTAA
- the LOC6499965 gene encoding postacrosomal sheath WW domain-binding protein, translating into MSVLQLVFLLVLAGSREALEAQMDSDLDESPGPEPVDGRSFFLLGTLFRRWRNRWMAYHNPDPIFAGPSYPVSGYYNCPVYGCNPAAIGPQPAYYAPPPGGFYTTPLNQQQQAQGNSNVYIYQSDQNSATGSNPLGYGYFGGGSPPPLGPPPPAKLPSSPTGVATASAGSYGLGPAGQRPGPLPIPLPFG; encoded by the coding sequence ATGTCAGTGCTCCAGTTGGTATTTCTGCTCGTCCTGGCAGGCAGCCGGGAAGCCTTGGAAGCCCAAATGGACTCCGATCTGGATGAGAGTCCGGGACCAGAGCCCGTCGATGGTCGATCCTTTTTCCTTTTAGGGACCCTGTTTCGCCGTTGGCGTAATCGTTGGATGGCGTACCACAATCCGGATCCGATTTTTGCAGGACCATCCTACCCAGTCTCCGGCTATTATAATTGCCCTGTATATGGCTGCAATCCGGCGGCAATCGGCCCGCAACCTGCTTACTATGCACCCCCTCCTGGAGGATTCTACACTACGCCCCtgaatcagcagcagcaggcccaGGGAAACAGTAATGTCTACATCTATCAAAGTGATCAGAACTCGGCCACAGGATCCAATCCACTGGGCTATGGCTATTTCGGCGGGGGATCTCCACCGCCTCTGGGTCCACCACCTCCGGCCAAACTACCATCTTCGCCAACGGGCGTGGCAACCGCCAGTGCCGGCAGTTATGGATTGGGTCCGGCAGGACAACGGCCAGGACCTTTACCAATACCATTGCCATTCGGGTAA
- the LOC6500602 gene encoding attacin-A gives MDCQASGNPKTGEASARCGVKVGNEITNASAGVFASTPGTGGPVTKGVYGAVNSNGHGLSLQHGHVEHFGSTTTAAAQVNLHQNQNSSLNATGFHSHNRSHEQFGGGLNLQTSAGHQAAMGVTRVPKFDMTTVQAQGTANLYTSPSGNANLNATGNATHHFSGPFRGKTDYGGGVNFRYNF, from the exons ATGGACTGTCAGGCTTCAGGAAACCCAAAGACTGGCGAGGCTTCAGCTAGATGTGGAGTAAAAGTGGGCAATGAAATAACTAACGCCAGTGCTGGAGTATTTGCATCCACTCCTGGAACTGGGGGACCCGTCACGAAGGGAGTTTATGGAGCCGTTAATag CAATGGCCATGGCCTGTCGCTGCAGCATGGTCATGTTGAGCACTTTGGTAGCACCACCACTGCAGCTGCCCAGGTCAATCTTCACCAGAATCAGAATTCTTCGCTGAATGCCACAGGATTTCATAGCCACAATCGCTCCCACGAACAATTTGGCGGCGGTCTTAATCTGCAAACGTCGGCGGGACACCAGGCGGCAATGGGAGTCACCAGGGTGCCCAAGTTCGACATGACCACCGTTCAGGCCCAGGGAACCGCGAATCTTTACACCTCTCCAAGCGGGAATGCCAATCTCAATGCCACCGGAAATGCCACACATCATTTCAGTGGACCGTTCCGTGGAAAGACTGATTACGGTGGCGGCGTTAACTTTCGCTATAACTTTTGA
- the LOC6500603 gene encoding protein toll: protein MLPYVTNPVNQTHIMVIKNINQPNEQRVLFSDEQLLMQISSKDEYTRQMANKLLDILDREINHDKYEKIILKHLGEPCINKCECCYDQVKDIFKMDCNGNDFYYGIPFPVIPTNKTFLQNMKTPLSLHMSQANVEKIYIGGLPKSLADVDLSMNRLQSLDDDAVDFLRQNKVSVNLKNNPWKCDCKTRKFLSFLRDQDPEEYNVVIDRCDIAPEDCPASCVCCLNTSIWTSFIVDCREQGLLNVPEISEKVTYLDLRNNSITGMSIMDREMLERNSQAAELRLFLSGNPWTCECIDLDFVFFMKNISNKIEDFTNVQCLGIEKALVSVEESDICPSALPYYLTLALTLIILIIFINFLVWFRHPILIWFYEHDICLSLAGREEMDQKKKFDAFLCFTHMDEDLVGEFVEKLETCRPRFTLCFYLRDWLLGVSIPDCITRSVKDSRRIIILMTNNFLKSTWGRLEFRLALHATSEDRCKRLIVVLYPEVTNFDDLDSELRTYMVFNTYLKRNDPNFWNKLIYSMPHSKLNQNSVHLEETTI from the coding sequence ATGCTTCCCTATGTCACGAACCCTGTGAATCAAACTCATATAATGgtgattaaaaatataaatcaacCGAACGAACAACGCGTGTTGTTCAGTGACGAGCAACTTTTAATGCAAATAAGTTCAAAGGACGAATATACTAGACAGATGGCAAACAAATTGCTGGATATCCTTGATCGGGAAATAAATCACGATAAATACGAAAAGATTATTTTAAAGCATTTGGGGGAACCTTGCATTAATAAATGCGAATGTTGTTATGACCAAgtaaaagatattttcaaaatggaCTGTAATGGGAATGATTTTTATTATGGTATTCCCTTTCCAGTAATTCCCACGAATAAAACTTTTCTTCAGAATATGAAAACTCCATTAAGTCTACATATGTCGCAAGCAAATGTGGAGAAAATCTACATTGGTGGACTTCCGAAATCCTTGGCAGATGTCGATCTTAGTATGAATAGGTTGCAGTCTCTCGACGACGATGCAGTTGATTTCCTTCGTCAAAATAAGGTATCtgtaaatttaaagaacaacCCGTGGAAGTGCGATTGCAAGACGAGGAAATTTCTCTCCTTTCTTAGAGACCAAGACCCAGAGGAATATAATGTGGTCATTGATCGTTGCGATATTGCTCCGGAAGATTGTCCTGCATCTTGTGTGTGTTGCTTAAACACATCTATCTGGACTTCCTTTATAGTTGATTGCAGAGAACAAGGACTCTTAAATGTACCAGAAATTTCCGAGAAGGTTACGTACTTAGATCTGCGAAATAATAGTATCACAGGAATGAGCATCATGGATCGAGAAATGTTGGAGAGAAATAGTCAGGCCGCTGAATTAAGGTTGTTCCTTTCCGGAAATCCATGGACATGCGAATGCATCGACTTGGACTTTGTGTTCTTTATGAagaatatttcaaataaaattgagGATTTTACTAATGTTCAATGTCTTGGAATCGAGAAGGCTTTGGTGTCAGTCGAGGAGTCCGACATATGTCCCTCTGCCCTGCCCTATTACTTAACCCTCGCCCTCACCTTGATAATTTTgatcatttttataaatttcctgGTTTGGTTCCGTCACCCGATCCTTATTTGGTTCTACGAACACGACATTTGCCTGAGTCTGGCTGGCCGGGAGGAAATGGACCAGAAAAAGAAGTTCGACGCCTTTCTGTGCTTCACGCACATGGACGAGGATCTGGTAGGGGAATTTGTGGAGAAACTCGAGACTTGTAGACCCCGATTCACACTCTGTTTCTACTTGCGGGACTGGCTGCTGGGTGTGTCCATCCCCGACTGTATTACGCGCTCGGTGAAGGATTCGCGACGCATCATTATCCTGATGACTAACAACTTCCTAAAGTCCACCTGGGGTCGCCTGGAGTTCCGTCTTGCCTTGCACGCCACCTCGGAAGATCGGTGCAAGCGCCTGATCGTCGTCCTTTATCCGGAAGTGACAAACTTTGACGATCTGGACAGTGAACTTCGCACTTACATGGTATTCAACACCTATCTGAAGAGGAACGACCCTAATTTTTGGAACAAGCTGATTTACTCTATGCCGCATTCCAAGCTGAACCAAAATTCAGTTCACCTAGAGGAGACTACTatataa